Below is a window of Musa acuminata AAA Group cultivar baxijiao chromosome BXJ3-11, Cavendish_Baxijiao_AAA, whole genome shotgun sequence DNA.
CGATGAGGGAGATGTTGGTCGCAGGGTAGAAGGGGGCGACGTTTATGGCAACCCAGGCGGAGGCAGCAGGGGATGGGGCAGAGGAGCGACGGGAGGCGAGGGAGGGGATGTCCCCGTTGGGGACCGTGATCATGAGGGAGATTCCGGTGCCAGCGAAGGCACGAATGATGTCCGGGTTGGCGTCGAAGAGCTTCACGCGGTCGACGAAGGTGCGGTCCTTGAGGAAGGCGGCGACTTGATCCGGCGGCGGGAGATTGTCCGCGAAGGAACCGTAGTTGACGCCGACGGAGAGGGCCGCAGACAAGGAGAGAAGGTGGAGTAGGAGTAAGGGGAAAACGACGAGCTTCGCTGGTTTCGTTAGAGAAGCCATTGCCGAGGGATTTGGGGCTTTTGGTGGTGAAGCGAGACGGCGAAGGGGGGTGGATTTAACGAGAGAAAAAGGTGTGCGATGTTCCACTGACGCCTGCGGGCGCTGTCACGTGGCGACGACTTCGAAACGGGGAATACGAACGTTATGGTTTCAACGAGGGCTGCCGCGATCCACATTCAAATACGTGGACGGCTGATTGGGGGGGTCCAAACAATAGCTTTATGGACTATGATTTAGTGTACATAAAAGCGTGCGTTATAAAGATTACCAATTCATTTCCAACGCAAATAATCCACGATGATTGcagatattaaatatataaacacgcaattgtatatatatatttggtaaTAATTAGGGGTTTCTTTAATTGGATTAATTAAGGTATTAATAGCAAAAGAAACAGGAGCAAGAGAAAGAGCTTGATGGGCCCAAAAGGAGCATTTGGACCTACCTTTTATGGGCTGTAGAACTGCTCGATAGAAGCCTGTCAAAATGTGAAGCTGACGAGAACCGTTAAACCCTAACCGGCCGACCGCTCCCTCTCTCCTCCTTCTCAGCGCTCCGTGCTTGCTGGTGACGAAGGTATGACCGCTACAGCTCGCTAAGGATGCTGGCCCGATTCGTTTCCCATCGCGTCCCCTTCCACTTCGTAGCCCTAACCACCGTAGCTTCCTCCCATGTCCGCCGCGCCCCGTCCTCTCCCCCTCCTCTCCGGCCTCCGCCCACCTTTTTTGGTACTCttactcctctccctctccctccctcCGATCCCAATTCCACTTTCTTTCCGTCTCTGAGGTCATTCTCGAGCAATCGAGGTGACGATGACGATGGCGACTGGAAGTTTACGCCGCAGTCCGACGAGGTCGGCTCCGTATtcggggaggaggagggcgacCTTGCCGGGATCGCTGATGCCGCAGAGGGCGGATCGGAGGCGGCCGCCGCCGGGGCCGACGTTAAGGGCGGGGATCTGTGGGAAAAGGGTATTGTGACGGAGGGTAAAGGGGATATTTTTTACGGCATCGATCGGGAGTTTGTGGCCAAGGAGGGCGGAGTAAGAGAAGGGAATGAGGAATGGGAGACGGCGGAGGGGTACAAGCCGTGGACGCTTGGTGACGATGATGAGAAAGGGGACTTGTTCGGTGTCgtcgaagaaggggaggcagggaTTGAGGGAATCGATGACGGTGGTGTCGAGGATTTGGATAAGGCAAGGGCTGATGAGCAGAAGCAGCtggagaagaaagaggaagaacttttagCTGCTTTGAAAGGTAAGAATCACAGAACACATCTCAAGAAAGGATCTTCTTGTTTAATGTTACTCGATTGATGTTAATCTCAACAGTCAATGCTTATGTATGTACCCATTTTCTGCAAGCTGATTTGTAATTATCATTGATCTGGAATTTTCTATGTTGCAATATTTATTGAAAAGGTTTGAGCTTGTCTCTTCAATAATTTGAAGCTTATCCTAGTTGTTTGTTGTCTTGTACTGTCACCTGTGCTGATATTATGTTTGGGAAAGAAACTGCTTCTTTCTTTAGGTTTCTCACAAATGACTGGTCATGTTTATTGTTGGTTTGATGATGAACTTTCTTGCTGTATCGTCTCCCATTCCAATTGTTTTGGTTCTCAAAATGTCTTGTTCCTGTAGCAAGTGGCATGAATGACATATGGCAAGTAGCAGTCTCTATTCAACAACAACTAATGTCAAGTTGTCTTGCTCCTACAACATATAAATATGAAAAAAGCATGAATAATCTGAGACACAGGCTTTGCCATCTTTCTAATGTgtacacaagagagagagagagagagagagagagagagaggactcaaaatatattttatgtgtTAAACATCTTTGTTCTATGGTTACATGTAAATCCATTGAAGTAAGATTATTGATTTAAACCTAATACCTGTGTGAAGGAATTGTATGTTTATCTCATCAGATAATGTTGCTTCTTAGTTTCTATTGTTGTTGTCTTTTCACTATTTCTTCTTGTGGAATGATATATTTCTATTTCATCATGGAATGCTGTTTCTTACCTTCTTTTGGTGTTATTGGTGCTCTTTCTTCTTGTGAAGTAAATATGATAAGATTATGAGAATTAAAATGAGAAATAATATATGTTTATTTCATCATAGAACATTGCTTCTTAGTatcttttgttgttttctttgcTCTTTCTTCTTGTGAAATAAATGTGGCAATGTTGTGAGAATTAAAATGACATCCGAGGAAAACATAATCTATCTTGTTTTTAGCTCGTTTTAGCCCTTTTTTCTTTAGAGTGGTGGAAGTTCTTGATACTAGTTTTCTCTGAGAGATTTTACTCTTCTGTTTTGGTGATCGTGCTTCTTTGTCATCTTTGTTCTTTTGGTTATCTAGCAGAACTTTTTTGGTAGTCCAATTTCATATCTTGTTATTTTACTTCtttcttttaatttaaatatCCTGAAGATAGTACAGGATAACTGTTAGATAGTTGAAGATGTTTGGGTTCTGTTGTATTGTATGTTGGTACTTTCAGAGTAGGACCAATGAATAGATAAGAAGCTCCATTCATGTTAAAGAGACATTGATTGCTTGCATCTTGTGTTTCTCCTTAGTACACAGCAATGCAAACTGCTTAGGGCTAAATGTTTAAAATGGCAGGTCCAAATCGGGCATTTGGAGATCTCATTGCAGCATCAGGAATCACGGATGATATGATTGACAGTTTGATTCTCTTGAAGGATGTAAGCGATGTCAAGGGTTTGCCTCCCCTGACAGAAATTGAGGACAAAGCTATTGCAAGATTAAATGAGACATCAACAAGAGTTGAAATTGAGCGGAAGAAACAGGAGGAAGTAGCAAAAGCTCGGGTTAGAGTGGTGGATGAGAAGGGGAGAGCTTATGGAACAGGAAGACGAAAATGTAGCATAGCTCGTGTATGGATTCAACCTGGTGACGGCAAGTTCATCGTCAATGAAAAGCAATTCGACGCTTACTTCTCAATTCTTGATCATCGAGTACAACTTCTTCAGCCTTTCACTGTGACAAAAACTCTTGGTCTCTGGGATGTAAATTGCACCGTCCAAGGGGGTGGAGTTTCTGGTAAGCTTTATGACTACGAAATTATCTttgttttgagaattattgtagatGAACGATCCAATTTTAAGTTAGAAAGTAACAGTGATTTAAAAGGGTGCTTGAGCGCTCGCCTAGGTCTCAGGCAAGACGAGACGAGGCTCGAGCCCCTCATTTAAGGGccaggtggcgcgcttcaaagaggcgtcgcctgggcgctcgctccAAACTAGGCACCGGGTGCTTCGGGCAAGCGCCCGGTTTAAATAAGCAAATCGAACCAAACTTTTAAGTTTGGTTTGGTTAAATAACATAGTTTCTTACCTCAAGCCACCCTTCACGCTTGCACGACCCCAAGGAACCCTAGTGTTGCTTCTGCCTTCGTCGTCGACACTTTTTGTCGTTGCCTccaccacaaatacaaaggaccAAGCCTTCCTTTGTCGTCAACTGGAGAGTCCGACGCCCCCCGTAGCTTCCTTCCGCTGTCGCTCCATGTGCAGTTCCTTCCATTGTCGAGGGAGTGGATCGCAAGTTCCTTTGCCATCGACGGACACCCTCTGAAGCTTTtgtcgctgctgctgttgctgtctGTAACTTCCTCCATTGCCGTTGTTGTTGTTCGCAACTTCCGTCGCTATCACTGCTGCTGTTCGCAACTTCTATTGTTGTCGTTGCTGCAACAATTTTAAACTAATCCTCTGTTATTGTTAACATTTTTTTCTCCCCTCTAACTATTGTTAATAGtaaataatatactgttaacagtatatttttaatttaatatcatattttatttaaatatttttattata
It encodes the following:
- the LOC103972306 gene encoding small ribosomal subunit protein uS9m, which gives rise to MLARFVSHRVPFHFVALTTVASSHVRRAPSSPPPLRPPPTFFGTLTPLPLPPSDPNSTFFPSLRSFSSNRGDDDDGDWKFTPQSDEVGSVFGEEEGDLAGIADAAEGGSEAAAAGADVKGGDLWEKGIVTEGKGDIFYGIDREFVAKEGGVREGNEEWETAEGYKPWTLGDDDEKGDLFGVVEEGEAGIEGIDDGGVEDLDKARADEQKQLEKKEEELLAALKGPNRAFGDLIAASGITDDMIDSLILLKDVSDVKGLPPLTEIEDKAIARLNETSTRVEIERKKQEEVAKARVRVVDEKGRAYGTGRRKCSIARVWIQPGDGKFIVNEKQFDAYFSILDHRVQLLQPFTVTKTLGLWDVNCTVQGGGVSGQVGAIRLGISRALQNWEPGLRPFLKAAGYLTRDPRVVERKKPGKAKARKSFQWVKR